One Eubacteriales bacterium mix99 genomic window carries:
- a CDS encoding YicC family protein has product MVLSMTGFGRGEAEDARRKVHAEIKTVNHRYLDIHMHMPRCMSMLEEDAKKQIQQVVTRGRVDVTVEYENKAQDLIAVSVNERVANAYRKAFQELAEKFDIEDKPDLATLSGIGDIFTVNEAEEDEDALRTLLTSALEQALQALTRMRKKEGQFLMEDIRDRSVVILKMVDAIGERSPLVVEEYRRKLEQRLKDLLSSSDLEETRFNTEVAYFADRSSITEEIIRLRSHIGQLQQILKTGGPIGRKLDFLMQEMNREANTIGSKASDLFITNQVVSLKSEMEKIREQVQNLE; this is encoded by the coding sequence ATGGTTCTGAGCATGACGGGATTTGGACGGGGGGAAGCGGAAGATGCCCGCCGTAAAGTCCATGCGGAAATAAAAACCGTCAATCATCGTTATTTGGATATTCATATGCATATGCCACGGTGTATGTCCATGCTGGAAGAGGATGCCAAGAAACAGATCCAGCAGGTGGTTACCCGCGGGCGGGTGGATGTTACGGTGGAGTATGAAAACAAAGCACAGGATCTGATCGCTGTTTCCGTAAACGAACGTGTGGCAAATGCATATCGAAAGGCTTTTCAGGAGTTGGCTGAAAAGTTTGATATAGAGGATAAGCCGGATCTGGCGACTCTGTCCGGTATTGGGGATATCTTTACCGTAAACGAAGCTGAGGAGGATGAAGATGCTCTGCGGACCCTGTTGACTTCTGCACTGGAGCAGGCACTGCAGGCATTGACGAGGATGAGGAAAAAGGAAGGACAGTTTCTGATGGAGGATATCCGGGACCGTTCCGTTGTGATTCTGAAAATGGTGGATGCTATCGGGGAGCGTTCTCCCCTTGTAGTGGAGGAATATCGCAGAAAGCTGGAACAACGTCTGAAGGATTTGCTTTCGTCTTCCGATCTGGAGGAAACCCGTTTCAATACAGAGGTTGCCTATTTCGCAGATCGGTCCAGTATTACGGAGGAAATCATCCGGTTGCGAAGTCATATCGGGCAATTGCAGCAAATATTGAAAACAGGCGGCCCGATTGGAAGAAAGTTGGATTTTCTGATGCAGGAAATGAACCGGGAGGCGAATACCATCGGCTCCAAGGCGTCCGATCTTTTCATCACCAATCAGGTGGTTTCCCTGAAAAGTGAGATGGAGAAAATCCGTGAACAGGTTCAAAATCTTGAGTAA
- a CDS encoding DUF370 domain-containing protein gives MRIKLINIGFGNIVSVNRMIAIVSPESAPIKRIIQDARDRGMLIDATYGRRTRAVIIMDSDHIILSAVQPETVAHRLNSRDTANMDGEEE, from the coding sequence ATGAGGATCAAGTTAATCAACATCGGGTTTGGAAATATAGTTTCCGTAAACCGAATGATTGCGATCGTGAGTCCGGAGTCCGCTCCCATTAAGCGGATTATCCAGGATGCCAGGGACCGGGGCATGCTGATCGATGCCACCTATGGACGCAGGACCAGGGCAGTGATCATTATGGACAGTGATCACATTATTCTCTCTGCGGTTCAACCGGAGACAGTGGCTCATCGGCTGAATTCCAGGGATACCGCCAATATGGATGGAGAAGAGGAGTAA